The Verrucomicrobiia bacterium sequence TTTGACCTCATCTTCCTCCGCAACGTCCTCATTTACTTCGATACCGACACCAAGCGCGCCATCCTCAACGGCGTCCGCGCACGCCTCGCCCCTGACGGGTATTTCTTCCTTGGCTCCAGCGAAACCACCCTCTACGTGGACGAAGCCTTCGAGTCCGTCAACCTCGGCAAAACCGTGGCCTATCGCAAAAAGGCCTGACCCCAGGGCAGACTTTGCCGGCACTCGCCCGGCAATGCGCGGCAAGTTTTTCCATCCCCCCACGCCTCCGCCCTGATTTCAAGGGGATTCCGGCGGTTCTCACCCGTGGCACTCAACTTGCTCATCACGCGGCAACGGACGCCGTATGATCAGCGCGTTGTTTAACCAACCCAACTACGTGGCGGCCAAGCAGATGCTGGACGCCACCATGTTGCGCCACGAGGCCATCGCCAGCAACCTGGCCAACCTCGAAACCCCCGGCTACCAACGGGTGGACGTCTCCCCGGCCTTCGAGAACGAGCTTCGCCAGGCCATCAGCAGCAAAGACCCCGCCCGTATCGCCTCCCTCACCCCAAGGTTGGAGGTGGACACCACCGCCGTCGCCCGCAACCGTGACGGCAACACCGTCCAACTCGAGCAGGAGCTGCTCAAGCTCAACCAAAACAGCCTCGCCCACGCCGTCGAAACCCAATTAATCACCGGCACCCTGCTCAAATTGCGCCTCGCCATCACCGGGCGTCCCGCCTGAGCTTTTTTGACCTATGATCCAACTCATCCCCGCCGTCGAAAGCACAGCCTCGGCACTGGAAGCCGAGCGGATTCGCATGGAGGTGATTGGCCAAAACATCGCCAACGCCAACACCACCCGCGGGGTGGATGGCAAACCTTTCCGCCGCCAGCAGGTCGTCTTTGAAAGCGTCTTGCGCCAGCAACTCGGCGCCTCCGCCGGCCCCGGCCCCGCCAAAGTCGCCGTCAGCAAAATCGTCCCCGACCCCCGGCCCTTCCGCCTCATCTACAACCCCGGCCACCCCGATGCCGACCCCCAGGGCATGGTCGCCATGCCCAACGTCAGCATCCACGAGGAAATGGCCGACATGATTGCCGCCTCGCGGGCCTTTGAAGCCAACCTCGCCGTCGTCAAAACCGCCCGCAACATGGCGGCCCAAACCCTGAGCATTGGCAAACGCGGTTAACCCTCCCTCGCGCCATGATCCCGGTTTCTCCTGTCCAAGCCTACCTGGCCGGCAGTGCTACCGCCGTCCAGCCCCAGCCGAATCTCGCCGCGCCGGGGCGCATCACCCCCGCCGAGTTGCAATCCCTCGCCGCGCCCCAGCCCGCCCCCGCCCCCCAGGGCCCCCAGGCCTTTGGCCGCCTGCTCGATCATTTCGTCACCGAGGTCAATGACCGGCAGCTTCACGCCCGCGAGGCCGTCAATGACCTCCTGGCCGGCAAAAACACCTCTCTCCATCAAACCGTCATCGCCATGGAAGAGGCCCAGGTCTCCTTTCAGTTGA is a genomic window containing:
- the fliE gene encoding flagellar hook-basal body complex protein FliE → MIPVSPVQAYLAGSATAVQPQPNLAAPGRITPAELQSLAAPQPAPAPQGPQAFGRLLDHFVTEVNDRQLHAREAVNDLLAGKNTSLHQTVIAMEEAQVSFQLMVEVRNKLLESYQELMRMQL
- the flgC gene encoding flagellar basal body rod protein FlgC, producing the protein MIQLIPAVESTASALEAERIRMEVIGQNIANANTTRGVDGKPFRRQQVVFESVLRQQLGASAGPGPAKVAVSKIVPDPRPFRLIYNPGHPDADPQGMVAMPNVSIHEEMADMIAASRAFEANLAVVKTARNMAAQTLSIGKRG
- the flgB gene encoding flagellar basal body rod protein FlgB, with protein sequence MISALFNQPNYVAAKQMLDATMLRHEAIASNLANLETPGYQRVDVSPAFENELRQAISSKDPARIASLTPRLEVDTTAVARNRDGNTVQLEQELLKLNQNSLAHAVETQLITGTLLKLRLAITGRPA